In Parus major isolate Abel chromosome 3, Parus_major1.1, whole genome shotgun sequence, the following are encoded in one genomic region:
- the RWDD2A gene encoding RWD domain-containing protein 2A isoform X1, producing the protein MAATVKECLELQLLEVEMLLSMFPKRGELSLDADAVPSIQRYLRNADGTLPPQLEYRIALDVGEAKVELQVLLPHMYPQVAPQLFARSDALHRQQQLQLNTGLESHISSLDSGDLCVCEAVQWVKDNSLPFLENSKASSECASKEVRVKETLHRMWIYSHHIYRQELRKKIFDCAKKLNLTGFCLTGKPGIICVEGLRENCEEFWRVIRYPNWKHISCKHVENIETEGSIDNLRLFHSFEDLQFQAHGDYGLRNDYHMDLGQFLEFLKQHQSGHIFQILFGVEGKLSDN; encoded by the exons ATGGCTGCCACGGTAAAAGAATgcctggagctccagctgctggaagtggAAATGCTCCTTTCGATGTTTCCCAAAAGAGGAGAATTGAGTCTGGATGCGGATGCCGTGCCCAGCATCCAGCGCTACCTGAGGAATGCTGACGGAACCCTGCCCCCACAGCTGGAATATCGAATCGCTCTAGATGTAGGGGAGGCGAAG gtGGAATTGCAGGTTCTCCTTCCTCATATGTACCCTCAGGTGGCTCCTCAGCTCTTTGCCAGATCAGATGCTCTGCACAGACAGCAACAGTTGCAGCTCAATACTGGTCTGGAGTCTCACATCAGCTCTCTGGATTCAGgagatctgtgtgtgtgtgaggctgTGCAGTGGGTGAAGGACAACAGCCTTCCTTTCTTGGAAAACAGTAAGGCCTCGTCCGAGTGTGCTTCTAAAGAAGTCAGGGTTAAGGAAACGCTGCATCGCATGTGGATCTACAGCCATCACATCTACAGGCAAGAACTgaggaaaaagatttttgaCTGTGCAAAGAAGTTAAATCTGACTGGCTTCTGCCTAACTGGTAAACCTGGCATCATCTGTGTGGAGGGACTCCGAGAAAACTGTGAAGAGTTCTGGCGTGTTATTAGATATCCCAACTGGAAGCATATTTCATGCAAGCATGTGGAGAATATAGAAACAGAGGGAAGCATTGATAATCTTCGTCTCTTTCACAGTTTTGAAGACCTACAGTTTCAGGCACATGGTGATTATGGCCTGAGGAATGACTATCACATGGATCTTGGCCAGTTTCTAGAATTCCTGAAACAGCATCAAAGTGGacacatttttcagattttatttggtGTTGAAGGAAAACTTTCAGACAATTAG
- the RWDD2A gene encoding RWD domain-containing protein 2A isoform X2, protein MKVELQVLLPHMYPQVAPQLFARSDALHRQQQLQLNTGLESHISSLDSGDLCVCEAVQWVKDNSLPFLENSKASSECASKEVRVKETLHRMWIYSHHIYRQELRKKIFDCAKKLNLTGFCLTGKPGIICVEGLRENCEEFWRVIRYPNWKHISCKHVENIETEGSIDNLRLFHSFEDLQFQAHGDYGLRNDYHMDLGQFLEFLKQHQSGHIFQILFGVEGKLSDN, encoded by the exons ATGAAG gtGGAATTGCAGGTTCTCCTTCCTCATATGTACCCTCAGGTGGCTCCTCAGCTCTTTGCCAGATCAGATGCTCTGCACAGACAGCAACAGTTGCAGCTCAATACTGGTCTGGAGTCTCACATCAGCTCTCTGGATTCAGgagatctgtgtgtgtgtgaggctgTGCAGTGGGTGAAGGACAACAGCCTTCCTTTCTTGGAAAACAGTAAGGCCTCGTCCGAGTGTGCTTCTAAAGAAGTCAGGGTTAAGGAAACGCTGCATCGCATGTGGATCTACAGCCATCACATCTACAGGCAAGAACTgaggaaaaagatttttgaCTGTGCAAAGAAGTTAAATCTGACTGGCTTCTGCCTAACTGGTAAACCTGGCATCATCTGTGTGGAGGGACTCCGAGAAAACTGTGAAGAGTTCTGGCGTGTTATTAGATATCCCAACTGGAAGCATATTTCATGCAAGCATGTGGAGAATATAGAAACAGAGGGAAGCATTGATAATCTTCGTCTCTTTCACAGTTTTGAAGACCTACAGTTTCAGGCACATGGTGATTATGGCCTGAGGAATGACTATCACATGGATCTTGGCCAGTTTCTAGAATTCCTGAAACAGCATCAAAGTGGacacatttttcagattttatttggtGTTGAAGGAAAACTTTCAGACAATTAG
- the PGM3 gene encoding phosphoacetylglucosamine mutase isoform X1, with amino-acid sequence MDAEALRKYSALHPKPAGLTLQYGTAGFRTKAEQLDHIVFRMGLLAILRSKAVTATIGIMVTASHNPEEDNGVKLVDPLGEMLHPSWEEYATQLANAEEQELQKVIMEICQKAAVNLHKDASVFIGRDTRPSSEKLSQSVIDGIQVLGGQYHDYGLVTTPQLHYMVCCQNTQGQYGKATLEGYYEKLSKAFMELIKQSHCSGESQRHLKIDCANGIGALKLSEMKPYFPQEVLIHIYNDGTKEKLNHLCGADFVKVHQKPPGGLDMKPNERCCSFDGDADRIVYYYKDTAGHFHLIDGDKIATLISIFLKELLAKVKQNFKMAVVQTAYANGNSTRYLQETLKVPVHCVKTGVKHLHHKAQEFDVGVYFEANGHGTVLFSKAAETKIRQLVKEEKDDEKRDAAMMLENMIDLINQTVGDAVSDMLVIEAILALKGLTVQQWDALYADLPNRLLKVQVADRRVIDTTDAERRALTPPGLQEKIDALVKKYRLSRAFVRPSGTEDVVRIYAEADTQENADALAHEVSLAVFHLAGGKGAPPQPI; translated from the exons ATGGATGCTGAAGCCCTTAGGAAGTACTCGGCATTGCACCCCAAGCCTGCCGGGCTGACCCTGCAGTATGGCACCGCTGGATTCCGCACCAAGGCCGAGCAGCTGGATCACATCGTGTTCCGCATGGGCCTCCTGGCGATCCTCAGGTCCAAAGCAGTGACAGCGACCATTGGCATCATGGTTACAGCGTCTCACAACCCTGAA GAAGACAATGGTGTAAAGCTGGTGGATCCTCTTGGAGAAATGCTGCACCCTTCCTGGGAAGAGTATGCCACACAACTAGCAAATGCAGAGGAGCAAGAATTACAGAAAGTGATAATGGAAATCTgccaaaaagcagcagtgaaccTCCACAAAGATGCATCAGTTTTTATTGGTAGAGACACCAG GCCAAGCAGCGAGAAGCTGTCCCAGTCAGTTATAGATGGTATCCAGGTTCTAGGTGGTCAGTACCATG ATTATGGTCTGGTGACAACACCACAGCTCCATTACATGGTCTGCTGTCAAAACACCCAAGGGCAGTATGGAAAAGCAACACTGGAAGGTTATTATGAAAAACTGTCAAAAGCTTTTATGGAACTGATAAAACAG TCTCACTGCTCTGGAGAGAGTCAAAGGCACCTGAAGATTGACTGTGCCAATGGAATAGGAGCCCTGAAACTATCAGAAATGAAGCCCTACTTTCCACAAGAGGTGCTAATTCACATATATAATGATGGAACCAAGGAGAAACTCAATCACTTATGTGGCGCAGATTTTGTGAAAGTTCACCAGAAACCACCTGGAG GGCTGGACATGAAGCCCAATGAGAGATGCTGCTCATTTGATGGTGATGCAGATAGAATTGTTTATTATTATAAGGACACAGCTGGCCATTTTCACCTGATTGATGGAGATAAAATAGCAACTTTAATTAGTATCTTCCTAAAAGAACTTCTTGCCAAG GTGAAACAGAACTTCAAGATGGCAGTGGTACAAACAGCTTATGCCAATGGGAATTCAACACGCTACCTCCAGGAAACACTGAAG GTACCTGTGCACTGTGTCAAAACAGGAGTGAAACACTTGCACCACAAGGCCCAGGAGTTTGATGTGGGTGTTTATTTTGAGGCAAACGGACATGGCACA GTGCTGTTTAGTAAAGCTGCTGAAACTAAAATACGACAACTggtaaaagaggagaaagatgatgaaaaaagaGACGCAGCAATGATGCTTGAAAACATGATTGACCTGATTAATCAG ACTGTTGGCGATGCTGTCTCAGACATGCTGGTTATTGAAGCAATCCTGGCTCTGAAGGGTCTGACTGTGCAGCAGTGGGACGCCCTCTATGCCGACCTTCCCAATCGGCTGCTCAAGGTCCAG GTTGCAGACAGACGTGTTATTGACACAACGGATGCAGAAAGGCGAGCGCTGACGCCCCCggggctgcaggagaaaatCGATGCCCTTGTAAAGAAGTACAGACTGTCCCGGGCGTTTGTCCGCCCATCAGGAACAGAGGACGTCGTCAGAATCTATGCTGAAGCAGACACACAG GAGAATGCAGATGCACTCGCCCATGAAGTGAGCCTGGCTGTTTTCCATCTCGCTGGTGGAAAAGGAGCACCACCCCAACCTATATAA
- the PGM3 gene encoding phosphoacetylglucosamine mutase isoform X2, with product MLHPSWEEYATQLANAEEQELQKVIMEICQKAAVNLHKDASVFIGRDTRPSSEKLSQSVIDGIQVLGGQYHDYGLVTTPQLHYMVCCQNTQGQYGKATLEGYYEKLSKAFMELIKQSHCSGESQRHLKIDCANGIGALKLSEMKPYFPQEVLIHIYNDGTKEKLNHLCGADFVKVHQKPPGGLDMKPNERCCSFDGDADRIVYYYKDTAGHFHLIDGDKIATLISIFLKELLAKVKQNFKMAVVQTAYANGNSTRYLQETLKVPVHCVKTGVKHLHHKAQEFDVGVYFEANGHGTVLFSKAAETKIRQLVKEEKDDEKRDAAMMLENMIDLINQTVGDAVSDMLVIEAILALKGLTVQQWDALYADLPNRLLKVQVADRRVIDTTDAERRALTPPGLQEKIDALVKKYRLSRAFVRPSGTEDVVRIYAEADTQENADALAHEVSLAVFHLAGGKGAPPQPI from the exons ATGCTGCACCCTTCCTGGGAAGAGTATGCCACACAACTAGCAAATGCAGAGGAGCAAGAATTACAGAAAGTGATAATGGAAATCTgccaaaaagcagcagtgaaccTCCACAAAGATGCATCAGTTTTTATTGGTAGAGACACCAG GCCAAGCAGCGAGAAGCTGTCCCAGTCAGTTATAGATGGTATCCAGGTTCTAGGTGGTCAGTACCATG ATTATGGTCTGGTGACAACACCACAGCTCCATTACATGGTCTGCTGTCAAAACACCCAAGGGCAGTATGGAAAAGCAACACTGGAAGGTTATTATGAAAAACTGTCAAAAGCTTTTATGGAACTGATAAAACAG TCTCACTGCTCTGGAGAGAGTCAAAGGCACCTGAAGATTGACTGTGCCAATGGAATAGGAGCCCTGAAACTATCAGAAATGAAGCCCTACTTTCCACAAGAGGTGCTAATTCACATATATAATGATGGAACCAAGGAGAAACTCAATCACTTATGTGGCGCAGATTTTGTGAAAGTTCACCAGAAACCACCTGGAG GGCTGGACATGAAGCCCAATGAGAGATGCTGCTCATTTGATGGTGATGCAGATAGAATTGTTTATTATTATAAGGACACAGCTGGCCATTTTCACCTGATTGATGGAGATAAAATAGCAACTTTAATTAGTATCTTCCTAAAAGAACTTCTTGCCAAG GTGAAACAGAACTTCAAGATGGCAGTGGTACAAACAGCTTATGCCAATGGGAATTCAACACGCTACCTCCAGGAAACACTGAAG GTACCTGTGCACTGTGTCAAAACAGGAGTGAAACACTTGCACCACAAGGCCCAGGAGTTTGATGTGGGTGTTTATTTTGAGGCAAACGGACATGGCACA GTGCTGTTTAGTAAAGCTGCTGAAACTAAAATACGACAACTggtaaaagaggagaaagatgatgaaaaaagaGACGCAGCAATGATGCTTGAAAACATGATTGACCTGATTAATCAG ACTGTTGGCGATGCTGTCTCAGACATGCTGGTTATTGAAGCAATCCTGGCTCTGAAGGGTCTGACTGTGCAGCAGTGGGACGCCCTCTATGCCGACCTTCCCAATCGGCTGCTCAAGGTCCAG GTTGCAGACAGACGTGTTATTGACACAACGGATGCAGAAAGGCGAGCGCTGACGCCCCCggggctgcaggagaaaatCGATGCCCTTGTAAAGAAGTACAGACTGTCCCGGGCGTTTGTCCGCCCATCAGGAACAGAGGACGTCGTCAGAATCTATGCTGAAGCAGACACACAG GAGAATGCAGATGCACTCGCCCATGAAGTGAGCCTGGCTGTTTTCCATCTCGCTGGTGGAAAAGGAGCACCACCCCAACCTATATAA